One stretch of Halobaculum marinum DNA includes these proteins:
- a CDS encoding alpha/beta hydrolase, whose product MTDIDTSAVDGPHGGQPVRHAGAALDDANAAVVMVHGRGATAHSILGMAGEFGTDDVAYLAPSAARNTWYPYSFMEETTKNQPHLDSALAFVASVVDAAADAVGRENVLLLGFSQGACLSSEWMARNAARYGGLVGFSGGLIGPEGTPREYDGDLDGTPVFLGCSDVDPHIPLERVKETTEVLEDLGAAVDERIYEGMGHGVNEDELAAAKAMVTSLDVE is encoded by the coding sequence ATGACCGATATCGACACCAGCGCAGTCGACGGCCCACACGGCGGCCAGCCCGTCCGCCACGCCGGCGCGGCGCTCGACGACGCGAACGCGGCGGTCGTGATGGTCCACGGTCGCGGCGCGACCGCCCACAGCATCCTCGGGATGGCGGGCGAGTTCGGCACCGACGACGTCGCCTACCTCGCTCCCTCGGCCGCGCGCAACACGTGGTACCCGTACTCGTTCATGGAGGAGACGACGAAGAACCAGCCACACCTCGACTCCGCGCTCGCGTTTGTCGCCAGTGTGGTCGACGCCGCCGCCGACGCAGTCGGGCGCGAGAACGTCCTCCTGCTCGGCTTCTCGCAGGGAGCGTGTCTCTCCTCGGAGTGGATGGCGCGCAACGCCGCTCGCTACGGCGGCCTCGTCGGCTTCTCCGGCGGCCTCATCGGCCCCGAGGGGACCCCCCGCGAGTACGACGGCGACCTCGACGGCACACCCGTCTTCCTCGGCTGCTCGGACGTGGACCCGCACATCCCCCTCGAACGGGTGAAGGAGACGACCGAGGTGCTGGAGGACCTGGGCGCCGCCGTCGACGAGCGCATCTACGAGGGGATGGGCCACGGCGTCAACGAAGACGAACTGGCGGCGGCGAAGGCGATGGTGACGAGTCTCGACGTGGAGTGA
- a CDS encoding mechanosensitive ion channel family protein translates to MAQVLLQTSVDALVGTLSGYVTNVIGFVVGFVLTYLIGKFAIVPLVRRVLERRGFDRTVLSLLDSVLAALVVVLAISIGFMAAGFPRFLTAAATLGGALALAIGFAAQDLIGNFVAGVFIIKDKPFEVGDWIEWNDNSGRVEDIDLRVSRVRTFDNERITVPNGELANNAVTNPVAYDTLRQKFVFGIGYDDDIDQATDAIVEEAESVSGILDDPAPSVRVTELGDSAVGLQSRFWIDQPDRADFVKTRSQYVQAVKERFDEEGIDMPYVHRQLTGEVEVLESVAEQTVSADGGADE, encoded by the coding sequence ATGGCGCAGGTTCTGTTGCAGACGAGCGTCGACGCGCTCGTCGGGACGCTCTCCGGCTACGTGACGAACGTCATCGGCTTCGTCGTCGGCTTCGTCCTCACCTACCTGATCGGCAAGTTCGCGATCGTTCCGCTGGTCCGCCGCGTGCTGGAGCGGCGCGGCTTCGACCGAACCGTGTTGAGCCTCCTCGACAGCGTGCTGGCGGCGCTCGTGGTCGTGCTCGCGATCTCGATCGGGTTCATGGCCGCGGGCTTCCCTCGGTTCCTGACGGCCGCCGCGACGCTCGGGGGCGCGCTCGCGTTGGCGATCGGGTTCGCCGCACAGGACCTCATCGGCAACTTCGTCGCGGGGGTGTTCATCATCAAGGACAAGCCGTTCGAGGTGGGCGACTGGATCGAGTGGAACGACAACAGTGGGCGCGTCGAGGACATCGACCTGCGAGTCTCGCGCGTCCGGACGTTCGACAACGAGCGGATCACCGTCCCCAACGGCGAGTTGGCGAACAACGCCGTCACCAACCCCGTCGCCTACGACACGCTCCGCCAGAAGTTCGTGTTCGGAATCGGCTACGACGACGACATCGACCAGGCGACCGACGCCATCGTCGAGGAGGCCGAGTCGGTCAGCGGCATCCTCGACGACCCCGCGCCGTCGGTCCGCGTCACCGAGTTGGGCGACTCGGCGGTCGGCCTCCAGAGCCGATTCTGGATCGACCAGCCGGACCGCGCGGACTTCGTGAAGACTCGCTCGCAGTACGTGCAAGCCGTGAAGGAGCGCTTCGACGAGGAGGGGATCGATATGCCGTACGTCCACCGCCAACTCACCGGCGAGGTGGAGGTGCTGGAGTCCGTCGCCGAGCAGACGGTCTCGGCGGACGGCGGCGCCGACGAGTAA
- the cofG gene encoding 7,8-didemethyl-8-hydroxy-5-deazariboflavin synthase subunit CofG, whose product MFPGAAEYDVDVAVADSEVERLLSVTPADVDAAPELTFARNVFVPLTTACRYTCTYCTYYDVPGEASLLSPEEVRERCRVGADAGCTEALFTFGDKPDDRYTAIHEQLAEWGYDSIVDYHERACEIALEEGLLPHSNPGDLTEAEFRRLRDVNASMGVMLETTADVDAHAGGRRKSPGQRLNTIRAAGEARVPFTTGILVGIGEDWRDRAESLLAIRELHERYGHVQEVIVQPVVPNERSDFDAPSTETMRRVTAMARAALPSEVSVQSPPNLAPVRDLLDCGVDDLGGVSPVTDDYINPDYAWPALDELRAVADHGGVPLYERLPTHERYLSAEYRHEAFEESRAAAGDWLHGQIPTALANSGVHGERFRGVARRDGPLSP is encoded by the coding sequence GTGTTCCCGGGCGCCGCCGAGTACGACGTCGACGTCGCGGTCGCCGACAGTGAGGTGGAGCGCCTGCTGTCGGTCACGCCCGCCGACGTCGACGCGGCGCCCGAACTCACGTTCGCCCGCAACGTGTTCGTCCCGCTGACGACCGCCTGCCGCTACACCTGCACGTACTGCACGTACTACGACGTGCCCGGCGAGGCGAGCCTCCTATCCCCCGAGGAGGTGCGCGAGCGCTGTCGCGTCGGCGCCGACGCCGGCTGTACGGAGGCGCTGTTCACCTTCGGCGACAAGCCCGACGACCGCTACACGGCCATCCACGAGCAGTTGGCCGAGTGGGGGTACGACTCCATCGTCGACTACCACGAGCGCGCCTGCGAAATCGCGTTGGAGGAGGGCCTGCTCCCGCACTCGAACCCCGGCGACCTGACCGAGGCGGAGTTCCGCCGCCTGCGCGACGTGAACGCCTCGATGGGCGTGATGCTGGAGACGACCGCCGACGTCGACGCCCACGCCGGCGGCCGGCGGAAGAGCCCCGGCCAGCGGCTCAACACGATCCGTGCTGCCGGCGAGGCGCGCGTCCCGTTCACCACGGGCATCCTCGTGGGCATCGGCGAGGACTGGCGCGACCGCGCGGAGTCGCTGCTCGCGATCCGCGAGTTGCACGAGCGGTACGGCCACGTGCAGGAGGTAATCGTCCAGCCGGTCGTCCCCAACGAGCGCTCCGACTTCGACGCCCCGTCGACCGAGACGATGCGCCGCGTGACCGCGATGGCCCGCGCCGCCCTGCCGAGCGAGGTGTCGGTGCAGTCGCCGCCGAACCTCGCGCCCGTCCGCGACCTCCTCGACTGCGGCGTCGACGACCTGGGCGGCGTCTCGCCGGTGACGGACGACTACATCAACCCAGACTACGCGTGGCCGGCGCTCGACGAACTGCGGGCGGTCGCCGACCACGGCGGCGTCCCCCTGTACGAGCGCCTGCCGACACACGAGCGCTACCTCTCCGCCGAGTACCGACACGAGGCGTTCGAGGAGTCCCGGGCGGCCGCCGGCGACTGGCTCCACGGCCAGATTCCGACCGCACTCGCAAACTCCGGCGTCCACGGGGAGCGCTTCCGCGGGGTCGCCCGGCGCGACGGACCGCTCTCTCCGTAA
- the uppS gene encoding polyprenyl diphosphate synthase, producing the protein MTLRSRVRSLVDSAYERVLHHEIGNGPDHVAIIQDGNRRYARRHGDEAPDGHRAGADTTEQVLDWCADLGVEELTLYAFSTENFDRPPEELKPLFDLLERKLREFADADRVHEQGVCIRALGEVDRLPERVREAVDYAEARTADYDAFTLNIALAYGGRNELLGAVRAVARDVADGTLAADDVGVEEVESRLYRRPVRDVDLIIRTGGDERTSNFLPWHANGNEAAAYFCSPYWPEFSKVDFLRSIRTYEAREESWRRARAKRAAALVRALAEVELDEARAVAGRLRDRLPGETSAADLDEALEAGGTGTGETAD; encoded by the coding sequence GTGACCCTCCGATCGCGTGTCCGCTCGCTGGTCGACAGCGCCTACGAGCGCGTGCTCCACCACGAGATCGGGAACGGCCCCGACCACGTCGCGATCATCCAGGACGGCAACCGACGCTACGCCCGTCGCCACGGCGACGAGGCGCCCGACGGCCACCGCGCCGGCGCCGACACGACCGAACAGGTGCTCGACTGGTGTGCGGACCTGGGCGTCGAGGAGTTGACGCTGTACGCGTTCTCGACAGAGAACTTCGACCGCCCACCCGAGGAACTAAAGCCGTTGTTCGACCTCCTTGAGAGGAAGCTCCGGGAGTTCGCCGACGCCGACCGCGTCCACGAGCAGGGCGTCTGCATCCGGGCGCTCGGGGAGGTCGACCGCCTCCCAGAGCGCGTCCGCGAGGCGGTCGACTACGCCGAGGCGCGCACCGCCGACTACGACGCGTTCACGCTCAACATCGCGCTGGCGTACGGCGGGCGCAACGAACTGCTCGGGGCGGTCCGCGCGGTCGCCCGCGACGTGGCCGACGGGACGCTGGCGGCCGATGACGTCGGCGTCGAAGAGGTCGAGTCGCGCCTGTACCGCCGGCCCGTGCGCGACGTCGACCTCATCATCCGCACCGGCGGCGACGAGCGCACCTCCAACTTCCTCCCGTGGCACGCCAACGGCAACGAGGCGGCGGCGTACTTCTGCTCGCCGTACTGGCCGGAGTTCTCGAAGGTGGACTTCCTGCGCTCCATCCGCACCTACGAGGCGCGCGAGGAGTCGTGGCGCCGCGCCCGGGCCAAGCGGGCGGCGGCGCTCGTGCGGGCGCTCGCGGAGGTCGAACTCGACGAGGCCCGCGCGGTGGCCGGGCGACTGCGCGACCGCCTGCCGGGGGAGACGAGCGCGGCAGACCTCGACGAGGCGCTGGAGGCGGGCGGCACCGGGACAGGGGAGACGGCCGACTGA